The Clostridiaceae bacterium HFYG-1003 genome includes a window with the following:
- a CDS encoding nucleoside deaminase: MKDELFLKEAIRLSALAVEHGNEPFGAVLVKDGEIVYTNENQIYSQTDPTEHAEIGLVRRYCEETGITDLSAYTLYSSCEPCFMCSGALVWMKLGTLVYAASNQDLAEILNEPGCNCSDLVFRHSHVQPVVRAGLLREEGRQVLSDYFSGHPKG, translated from the coding sequence ATGAAGGATGAACTGTTTTTAAAAGAAGCGATTCGACTGTCAGCTCTGGCGGTTGAACATGGCAACGAGCCCTTTGGGGCGGTACTGGTCAAGGATGGGGAGATTGTTTATACCAATGAAAATCAGATCTACTCCCAAACAGATCCCACGGAACATGCTGAAATCGGTTTGGTTCGAAGATATTGCGAGGAAACCGGGATCACTGATTTAAGTGCGTATACTCTTTATTCCAGCTGTGAGCCGTGCTTTATGTGCAGCGGAGCGCTGGTCTGGATGAAGTTGGGAACCCTGGTTTACGCCGCCAGCAATCAGGATCTGGCAGAGATTCTGAATGAACCGGGATGCAATTGCTCTGACCTGGTGTTCCGGCATTCGCATGTTCAGCCAGTCGTTCGCGCCGGATTACTCCGGGAGGAAGGCCGGCAGGTTCTGTCGGATTATTTCTCCGGCCATCCGAAAGGATAG
- a CDS encoding GNAT family N-acetyltransferase: protein MKETRIKEATKEDLDAVANLAVLLWNGRSIQEMEQEISELISKDHSRFFLICEQGTPVGFAQCQLRHDYVEGTETSPVGYLEGIYVMPTYRQKGYARELLAECEKWAKAQGCKEYASDCELDNEESYHFHRAMKFKEANRIICFTKEL from the coding sequence ATGAAAGAAACACGGATCAAGGAAGCAACGAAAGAGGATCTGGATGCAGTGGCGAATCTGGCTGTTTTGCTGTGGAACGGTCGCAGCATTCAGGAAATGGAACAGGAGATTTCAGAATTAATCTCTAAAGACCATTCCAGATTCTTTCTGATCTGCGAACAGGGAACGCCTGTCGGTTTTGCACAATGTCAACTAAGGCATGACTATGTCGAAGGAACTGAAACCAGTCCGGTGGGATACCTGGAAGGAATTTATGTAATGCCGACGTATCGCCAGAAGGGATATGCCAGAGAGCTGTTAGCTGAATGTGAGAAGTGGGCAAAAGCACAGGGCTGCAAGGAATATGCCAGTGACTGTGAACTGGACAATGAAGAAAGCTATCATTTCCATAGGGCGATGAAGTTCAAGGAAGCGAACCGAATCATCTGCTTTACCAAGGAACTCTGA
- a CDS encoding ABC transporter ATP-binding protein/permease produces MQNQRIIDAPSGATARTMLAQVETRERVLYILHWIASAALSFSEVFSMSLIAGLLNQGALPRAIRVILVFAIGAGALKVFMILSEVIAYTPLNQIRGNYFLKDINAMTTMDLKYFEDPTFQDEMETATQATRTNDTGLEGIYHKFFPLGADIASWLVLAAVMATLRPWLFPLYLLPILGCLLIARAVSSIQNRRRSQRQSTHRKNSMYSWIATDFKYGKDSRLYRMRSLLMDYFSKEITKLKQIMLWHYRIDTTGYALSFLLVILLDFLSLLLLIQAREQGLSFERFVLYLTTLTTMSFVILRVSQAVSFVFTEFRDVRRYFGYVETNWSSASAENHQTLESAPTIEFEGVSFSYPGSDKLVLNDVSFTIAAGHTIALVGINGAGKTTLIKLLMGLYRPDQGRILINGTDYHRYSLSDMRRMFAVVFQEVEPLAITIAQHVSCEYEPADYPRIERALRRAGIWEKISALPRGMDSPLQKIVDPEGVILSGGENQKLMIARALYQEEAKIMVMDEPTAALDALAEADIYRNFDDLMDGLTGIFISHRLASTQFCDEIILLDQGQVRERGTHDELMQQGGIYRQMFDTQKRYYQEGAHEDF; encoded by the coding sequence ATGCAGAATCAGAGAATCATTGACGCACCGTCGGGCGCAACCGCCCGGACGATGCTTGCGCAAGTCGAAACCAGGGAACGGGTGCTGTACATCCTCCATTGGATCGCCAGCGCAGCCCTGTCTTTCAGCGAAGTGTTCAGCATGAGCCTGATTGCGGGACTGCTCAACCAGGGGGCGCTGCCCCGGGCAATCCGGGTGATCCTGGTCTTCGCCATCGGCGCGGGAGCCCTGAAAGTCTTTATGATCTTAAGCGAGGTGATCGCCTACACTCCGCTGAATCAGATTCGAGGGAATTACTTTCTCAAGGACATTAATGCCATGACGACCATGGATCTGAAGTACTTCGAGGATCCCACCTTTCAGGATGAGATGGAAACGGCGACTCAGGCGACCCGGACCAACGATACCGGACTGGAAGGAATCTACCATAAATTCTTTCCGCTGGGAGCAGACATTGCTTCCTGGCTGGTCCTGGCTGCCGTCATGGCCACACTTCGTCCCTGGCTGTTTCCCCTCTATCTGCTGCCGATTCTGGGCTGCCTCCTGATCGCCAGAGCGGTCAGCTCGATCCAGAATCGCCGTCGGTCCCAGCGGCAGTCGACCCACCGCAAGAACAGCATGTACAGCTGGATCGCCACTGATTTCAAATACGGCAAGGACAGCCGGCTCTACCGCATGCGGTCGCTCCTGATGGACTACTTTAGCAAGGAGATCACCAAGCTGAAACAGATCATGCTGTGGCACTATCGGATCGACACCACCGGGTATGCCCTCAGCTTCCTGCTCGTGATCCTGCTGGATTTCCTGTCGCTGCTGCTGCTGATTCAGGCCCGGGAGCAGGGCCTGTCCTTTGAGCGGTTTGTGCTCTATCTCACCACGCTGACCACTATGAGCTTCGTTATTCTGCGCGTATCGCAGGCGGTGAGCTTTGTCTTTACGGAGTTTCGCGATGTCCGAAGATATTTTGGCTATGTCGAAACGAACTGGAGCAGTGCCTCGGCAGAGAACCATCAGACCCTTGAAAGTGCTCCGACCATTGAGTTTGAAGGGGTCAGCTTCAGCTACCCCGGAAGCGATAAACTGGTTCTGAATGATGTCAGCTTCACCATTGCCGCCGGACACACCATTGCTCTGGTGGGAATTAACGGAGCGGGGAAAACCACTCTGATTAAGCTGCTCATGGGATTGTACCGGCCAGATCAGGGCCGGATTCTGATCAACGGTACGGATTACCATCGGTATTCCCTCAGTGATATGCGCAGGATGTTTGCCGTGGTATTCCAGGAAGTGGAACCGCTGGCAATCACGATTGCCCAGCATGTCTCCTGCGAGTATGAGCCGGCTGACTACCCCAGAATTGAGCGGGCGCTGCGCCGGGCCGGGATCTGGGAAAAAATCTCAGCGCTCCCCCGCGGAATGGACAGCCCGCTGCAAAAGATCGTGGATCCGGAAGGAGTCATCCTTTCCGGCGGCGAGAACCAGAAACTGATGATTGCCCGGGCGCTGTATCAGGAAGAGGCTAAAATCATGGTGATGGACGAACCGACAGCGGCACTCGATGCCCTGGCCGAGGCCGACATCTACCGAAATTTTGATGATCTGATGGACGGACTGACCGGGATCTTTATCTCGCACCGCCTGGCCAGCACCCAGTTCTGTGATGAAATCATCCTGCTTGACCAGGGGCAGGTCCGGGAGCGGGGTACTCACGACGAACTGATGCAGCAAGGCGGGATTTATCGCCAGATGTTTGACACCCAGAAGAGATACTACCAGGAGGGCGCCCATGAAGACTTTTAA
- a CDS encoding electron transfer flavoprotein subunit alpha/FixB family protein, whose amino-acid sequence MNYKDIFVLCEFQHHKLVEASCELVSEATRLVAKRPDLNYDIVGVVIGDEPQNQVNEIFHYGADRVIKIHNNHLKEYDSVLYTELIKQLIDQKLPDVFLFPATVLGRDLAPRIASACTTGLTADATKLDLTEDTNSSLLMVTRPAFGGNLFATIVCERTKPQMATIRPGVMVLNERKAQINPQVENLTLEVPGYEARTRILETIHKELKHADITKASILISGGRGIGDNFHVLREAADKIGAEVSGSRSAVDAGFIDKELQVGQTGKSVKPKIYIACGISGAVQHLAGMEKSDFVIAINTDESAPIFQVANLGIVGDALEIIPMVTEEIARKKASHFQS is encoded by the coding sequence ATGAACTACAAAGATATTTTCGTTTTGTGTGAATTCCAGCATCATAAGCTGGTTGAAGCTTCCTGCGAACTGGTTTCCGAGGCTACCCGGCTCGTGGCCAAGCGCCCGGACCTGAACTACGACATCGTAGGCGTGGTCATCGGGGACGAACCGCAGAATCAGGTCAACGAGATTTTCCATTACGGCGCTGACCGGGTCATTAAGATTCACAACAATCACCTGAAAGAATACGACTCCGTGCTTTACACGGAACTGATTAAGCAGCTGATCGATCAGAAGCTGCCCGATGTTTTCCTGTTCCCGGCTACGGTTCTGGGCCGCGATCTGGCTCCCCGGATTGCCTCAGCCTGCACAACGGGTCTCACCGCTGATGCGACCAAGCTCGACCTGACCGAGGATACCAATTCCTCCCTGCTCATGGTTACCCGGCCGGCATTCGGCGGCAACCTCTTCGCTACCATCGTGTGCGAACGGACCAAGCCCCAGATGGCTACGATCCGTCCCGGCGTCATGGTTCTGAATGAGCGCAAGGCGCAGATCAATCCTCAGGTGGAAAACCTGACCCTCGAAGTTCCCGGCTATGAAGCCAGAACCAGAATCCTGGAAACCATCCACAAGGAACTCAAGCATGCCGACATTACCAAGGCCTCCATCCTGATCTCAGGCGGCCGGGGCATTGGCGACAACTTCCATGTTCTGCGCGAAGCAGCCGACAAGATCGGCGCGGAAGTTTCCGGATCCCGTTCTGCTGTGGACGCGGGCTTCATCGACAAGGAACTGCAGGTCGGACAGACTGGCAAATCGGTTAAGCCGAAGATCTACATCGCCTGCGGCATTTCAGGAGCCGTCCAGCATCTGGCCGGCATGGAGAAGAGCGACTTTGTCATCGCGATCAACACCGATGAATCGGCGCCCATTTTCCAGGTGGCAAATCTGGGAATCGTCGGCGATGCCCTGGAGATCATTCCGATGGTCACCGAGGAAATTGCCCGTAAAAAGGCCAGCCACTTCCAAAGTTAA
- a CDS encoding GNAT family N-acetyltransferase: MDEGFFEGWPAHPDQAVHRSILKDSFKSIVALDTDRKKIVGFINIISDGILSAYIPLLEVVPRYRNRGIGRKLAELALEETKDFYMVDLCCDETMTAFYEKFGMVPVRGMILRNPEKAMGRCTESTDRNC, translated from the coding sequence TTGGATGAGGGATTTTTTGAGGGCTGGCCAGCTCACCCGGATCAGGCGGTTCATCGAAGCATCTTGAAGGACAGCTTCAAATCCATTGTGGCACTGGATACCGATCGGAAGAAGATCGTCGGATTCATCAACATAATAAGCGATGGAATCCTGTCTGCCTATATTCCTTTGCTTGAAGTTGTGCCCAGATACAGGAATCGGGGAATCGGAAGAAAGTTGGCAGAACTGGCTCTTGAGGAGACGAAAGATTTCTACATGGTCGACCTATGCTGCGATGAGACGATGACTGCTTTTTATGAGAAATTCGGGATGGTTCCGGTACGAGGCATGATCCTGAGAAATCCCGAGAAGGCGATGGGGCGCTGTACGGAATCAACCGATCGGAATTGTTAG
- a CDS encoding electron transfer flavoprotein subunit beta/FixA family protein: protein MKIAVLVKQVPDTTEMQVDKNTGTLIRTGVPTITNPDDLAGVEAVLRLKDKNPNIEITVISMGPPQAVSMLRELYAMGVDHCALITDRAFAGSDTWATSNVLARALEGKGYDLIVCGRQAIDGDTAQVGPQVAAKMELPQVTYVQDVKEMTSDKIVVVKALEDRMETIEMKLPGVITMLATAIKPRYMNIGGIFEAFDKEVKWVTNAELNLTKEEVGLTGSPTKVFRSFANQRSSEIEVLKIDASEAKNRIVSVLSEQNFI from the coding sequence ATGAAAATAGCAGTATTAGTAAAACAAGTTCCGGATACCACGGAAATGCAGGTCGACAAGAATACCGGTACCCTGATCCGGACCGGCGTTCCCACCATCACCAACCCCGACGATCTGGCCGGTGTTGAGGCCGTTCTGCGTTTGAAGGACAAGAATCCCAATATCGAAATCACAGTCATCTCCATGGGACCCCCTCAGGCGGTCAGCATGCTGCGTGAACTGTACGCCATGGGCGTTGATCACTGTGCCCTGATCACAGACCGGGCTTTTGCCGGATCGGATACCTGGGCAACCTCCAACGTTCTGGCCAGAGCGCTGGAAGGCAAGGGATATGACCTCATCGTCTGCGGCCGCCAGGCCATTGACGGAGATACCGCACAGGTAGGACCTCAGGTAGCAGCCAAAATGGAACTGCCCCAGGTTACTTACGTGCAGGATGTCAAAGAAATGACTTCGGATAAGATTGTCGTCGTCAAGGCGCTGGAAGATCGCATGGAAACCATCGAAATGAAGCTGCCCGGCGTCATCACCATGCTGGCAACCGCCATCAAGCCGAGATACATGAACATCGGAGGCATCTTTGAAGCCTTTGATAAAGAAGTCAAATGGGTTACCAACGCGGAGCTGAACCTGACCAAGGAGGAAGTCGGTCTGACCGGTTCTCCCACCAAGGTATTCAGATCCTTCGCCAATCAGAGATCTTCCGAAATTGAAGTCCTCAAGATTGACGCCAGCGAAGCCAAGAACCGGATTGTCAGCGTACTGTCCGAGCAGAACTTTATTTAG
- a CDS encoding acyl-CoA dehydrogenase, translated as MDFRLNEKQALVQKMIRDFTEKEVAPIAHEIDEQERFPEETVRELAKIGALGIPFSKEYGGAGGDNLSYVICVEELGKKCGTHAVIVSAHTSLAGWPIEAFGTPEQKEKYLRPLASGEKLGAFGLTEPNAGTDAAMQQSFAQDMGDHFLLNGSKIFITNGGVADIYVVFAMTDRTQGTKGISAFILDKEMEGFTIGKKELKMGIRGSATTELIFRNVRVPKENLLGELGKGFKIAMQTLDGGRIGIAAQALGIAQGAIDETVEYVKQRKQFGRSLAKFQNTQFQLADMQTKVDAARLLVYRAAIVKDQGGKYSTEAAMAKLFASETAMEVTTKAVQLFGGYGYTREYPVERLMRDAKITEIYEGTSEVQRMVISGSMMR; from the coding sequence ATGGACTTTAGGTTGAATGAAAAACAGGCACTGGTGCAAAAGATGATCCGTGACTTCACGGAGAAGGAAGTTGCGCCGATTGCCCACGAAATCGACGAACAAGAGCGGTTTCCGGAAGAAACAGTAAGAGAACTGGCGAAAATCGGTGCCCTGGGGATTCCATTCTCCAAGGAATACGGCGGAGCCGGCGGGGATAACCTGAGCTATGTGATCTGTGTGGAAGAACTGGGTAAGAAGTGCGGCACGCATGCCGTCATCGTATCCGCTCACACGTCACTGGCAGGCTGGCCCATCGAGGCATTCGGAACACCGGAACAGAAGGAAAAGTATTTACGGCCGCTGGCCTCCGGCGAAAAGCTGGGAGCTTTCGGATTAACGGAACCCAACGCGGGCACGGACGCGGCAATGCAGCAGTCCTTTGCTCAGGATATGGGAGACCACTTCCTGCTGAACGGATCCAAGATCTTCATCACCAACGGCGGAGTGGCTGACATCTATGTCGTATTCGCCATGACCGACCGGACCCAGGGAACCAAGGGCATCAGCGCCTTCATCCTGGATAAGGAGATGGAAGGATTCACCATCGGCAAAAAGGAACTGAAAATGGGAATTCGTGGTTCTGCCACGACTGAACTGATTTTCCGCAATGTCAGAGTACCCAAGGAAAACCTCCTGGGCGAACTGGGCAAGGGCTTTAAGATCGCCATGCAGACGCTGGACGGCGGCCGCATCGGAATTGCCGCACAGGCACTGGGAATCGCTCAGGGCGCCATCGACGAAACGGTGGAGTACGTCAAGCAGCGCAAGCAGTTCGGCCGGTCCCTGGCTAAGTTCCAGAACACACAGTTCCAGCTGGCTGACATGCAGACCAAGGTTGACGCTGCCAGACTGCTGGTGTATCGCGCCGCCATCGTCAAGGATCAGGGCGGAAAGTACAGCACTGAGGCCGCCATGGCCAAGCTGTTCGCATCGGAAACCGCGATGGAAGTTACCACCAAGGCTGTTCAGCTCTTCGGCGGTTACGGCTACACCCGGGAGTATCCGGTGGAACGCCTGATGCGTGATGCCAAGATTACAGAAATCTACGAAGGTACGTCCGAAGTTCAGAGAATGGTTATCTCTGGATCCATGATGAGGTAG
- a CDS encoding acetyl-CoA C-acetyltransferase, giving the protein MKEIFLVSCCRTAIGNYGGSLKDVPAAQLGSIVAKAALERAGLTGDQLDEVMFGCILTAGLGQNVARQVAIGAGIPVEVPAYTVGMVCGSGMKSVIEAARAIHAGDAEVILVGGTENMSAAPYAVPTARWGARMGNAAMVDTMVNDGLTDVFNDYHMGITAENICDQWGITRTELDEFALKSQEKAAKAIAEGRFNDEIVSVPIKVKKEVIDFKTDEYPRATSMEALGRLSAVFKKDGRVTAGNSSGINDGAAAIVLASGEAVKKYGLKPLVKLVSWGQGGVDPKIMGIGPVPASRQALAKAGLDIADLDLIEGNEAFSAQSIAVARELGFDLSKVNVNGGALALGHPVGASGARIIVTLVHEMLKTDARKGLATLCIGGGMGVATIWEKCSK; this is encoded by the coding sequence ATGAAGGAAATTTTTTTGGTAAGCTGCTGCAGAACGGCAATTGGGAACTATGGCGGGAGTCTCAAGGATGTACCGGCGGCTCAGCTGGGATCCATTGTGGCAAAGGCCGCTCTGGAAAGAGCGGGGTTGACCGGAGATCAACTCGATGAAGTAATGTTCGGCTGCATCCTGACGGCTGGCCTGGGGCAGAATGTCGCGCGCCAGGTTGCCATCGGCGCCGGGATCCCGGTAGAAGTCCCGGCCTATACGGTGGGCATGGTCTGCGGATCAGGCATGAAGTCAGTGATTGAAGCCGCCCGAGCGATTCACGCCGGTGATGCCGAAGTAATTCTGGTGGGCGGCACCGAGAATATGTCGGCAGCGCCTTACGCTGTGCCCACTGCCCGGTGGGGAGCCCGCATGGGCAATGCGGCCATGGTCGACACTATGGTCAACGACGGCCTGACCGATGTGTTCAATGATTACCACATGGGCATCACTGCTGAGAATATCTGTGACCAGTGGGGCATCACCCGGACCGAACTGGATGAGTTTGCACTGAAGTCCCAGGAGAAGGCAGCCAAGGCCATCGCCGAAGGCCGGTTCAACGATGAAATTGTCTCGGTCCCAATCAAAGTGAAAAAAGAAGTCATCGACTTCAAGACCGATGAGTATCCCCGCGCTACCTCAATGGAAGCCCTGGGCAGACTGTCTGCCGTCTTCAAGAAGGACGGGCGGGTGACCGCCGGCAATTCCTCAGGCATCAATGACGGAGCTGCCGCCATAGTTCTGGCTTCGGGCGAAGCCGTCAAGAAATACGGGCTCAAGCCCTTGGTTAAACTGGTATCCTGGGGTCAGGGCGGCGTCGATCCCAAGATCATGGGAATCGGTCCGGTGCCTGCTTCCAGGCAGGCGCTGGCTAAAGCGGGACTGGACATTGCGGATCTGGATCTCATTGAAGGGAATGAGGCCTTCTCGGCTCAGTCCATCGCCGTTGCCCGCGAACTGGGCTTTGACCTGAGCAAAGTGAATGTTAACGGCGGAGCGCTGGCTTTGGGACATCCCGTAGGAGCCAGCGGTGCCCGGATTATCGTCACGCTGGTTCATGAAATGCTCAAGACCGATGCCAGGAAAGGCCTGGCAACACTCTGCATCGGCGGCGGCATGGGGGTAGCAACGATCTGGGAAAAATGCAGCAAATAA
- a CDS encoding ABC transporter ATP-binding protein/permease gives MKTFKPLLILSRLILRENPAALLWLLASGIVSTVQILFTVSIPKLMIDGYLQNYDFQRYALLILVIVAVRLMLSVLSKWIENRQSINREILNFQYIRLFSHKIMSIDYAHLEDPETLDLRERGQFALAAYRAFDLLFASLVEIISGLFTLLTVTVLLLAFSPTVFGIIAALTILSTLISRAGIRRAGELMKKVIPVNRVYNYYFGKAYDDAMQKDFRMFNLGSMIVRLVHQLNMDSNQWLMRMRMVRGKIAASQAVLQYLITLVITLFAAYRTQGQLGGKLSVSDFTFFVGIAIQFTQSFLSAMNGVFQIAQSLDMLDPFVEFMQIPDSRMKSGNRQPGPLESLEFRNVSFRYPKAEKLVLEEVSFRIEQGEHISIVGINNAGKTTIVKLICRLFEPEAGEILYNGVPIREYEYSSYLDQLATVFQDFQFFPFTLKENLGRDRTEQEIWERLAMVDMKHKVERLPHGLDTYLDKQVHEGGIDFSGGENQKLAIARSMLKEGQLMILDEPTAALDPFAESEIYQHFAQMVRGKTTVFISHRMSSSLFCDKILLLDQGKVVAFAGHAELMESDNLYRRLFQAQAQHYQSKSEGI, from the coding sequence ATGAAGACTTTTAAACCGCTGCTGATTCTGAGCCGGCTGATTCTCCGGGAAAACCCCGCGGCGCTCCTTTGGCTTTTGGCTTCAGGCATCGTGAGCACCGTTCAGATCCTGTTCACGGTATCCATTCCCAAGCTGATGATCGACGGATACCTGCAAAACTACGATTTTCAGCGGTATGCCTTGCTCATCCTGGTCATTGTCGCAGTTCGCCTGATGTTGTCAGTCCTGAGCAAATGGATTGAAAACCGCCAGTCAATCAATCGGGAGATCCTGAACTTTCAGTACATCCGACTGTTTTCCCATAAGATCATGTCCATTGACTATGCCCACCTGGAAGATCCGGAAACCCTGGATCTGCGGGAACGCGGCCAGTTTGCCCTGGCGGCGTATCGGGCCTTCGATCTGCTGTTCGCGTCACTGGTGGAAATCATCTCAGGCCTGTTTACGCTTCTGACGGTAACGGTCCTGCTACTGGCCTTCAGTCCAACGGTGTTCGGCATCATTGCCGCTCTGACGATCCTCTCCACCCTGATCTCCCGGGCGGGCATCCGGCGCGCCGGGGAGCTGATGAAAAAAGTCATTCCGGTCAACCGGGTCTACAACTATTATTTCGGGAAAGCTTATGATGACGCCATGCAGAAAGATTTCCGTATGTTTAATCTGGGATCGATGATCGTGCGGCTGGTCCATCAGCTCAACATGGATTCCAATCAGTGGCTGATGCGGATGCGGATGGTTCGAGGAAAAATTGCGGCTTCCCAGGCCGTCCTGCAGTACCTGATTACGCTTGTCATTACGCTGTTTGCGGCCTACCGGACTCAGGGGCAGCTGGGCGGGAAACTCTCGGTCAGTGATTTTACGTTCTTTGTCGGAATCGCCATCCAGTTCACCCAGTCTTTTTTAAGTGCCATGAACGGAGTTTTTCAAATCGCTCAAAGCCTGGACATGCTCGATCCCTTTGTGGAATTCATGCAGATTCCGGACAGTCGGATGAAGAGCGGAAACAGGCAGCCCGGTCCACTGGAAAGCCTGGAGTTTCGCAATGTCAGTTTTCGCTATCCCAAGGCCGAAAAGCTCGTTCTGGAAGAAGTCAGCTTCCGGATCGAGCAGGGAGAACATATCTCCATCGTTGGCATCAACAATGCCGGAAAGACCACCATTGTGAAACTGATCTGCCGGCTGTTTGAACCGGAGGCGGGCGAGATCCTCTACAATGGGGTGCCAATCCGGGAGTATGAGTACAGCAGCTACCTGGATCAGCTGGCCACCGTATTTCAGGACTTTCAGTTTTTCCCCTTCACCTTGAAGGAAAATCTGGGCCGGGATCGAACCGAGCAGGAAATCTGGGAGCGACTGGCCATGGTCGACATGAAGCATAAAGTGGAGAGGCTTCCCCACGGTCTGGACACCTATCTGGATAAACAGGTTCATGAAGGGGGCATTGACTTTTCCGGCGGAGAAAATCAGAAACTGGCCATTGCCCGAAGTATGCTCAAGGAAGGCCAGCTGATGATCCTGGATGAACCAACGGCCGCGCTGGATCCCTTTGCCGAAAGCGAGATCTACCAGCATTTCGCCCAAATGGTCCGAGGCAAAACCACCGTCTTCATCTCTCATCGGATGAGTTCCTCCCTGTTCTGCGACAAGATTCTCCTGCTTGATCAGGGAAAAGTCGTCGCCTTTGCAGGCCATGCTGAACTGATGGAAAGCGACAATCTCTATCGCCGGCTGTTCCAGGCCCAGGCCCAGCATTACCAGTCCAAAAGCGAAGGGATATAA
- a CDS encoding HYR domain-containing protein: MVDLNAPFNRVTLIPGDSAEITIDITVKKKQTGTATFQIYTEWTLNNGVFTGSAPKSFTVDPQSPGTTTTFSEKGKVTVASGQGFGTFDLTVEAFDITNTSTTDPLEMGKAATYSVIVPNNLPSDTTSPVITKPADMTVEATGPDGAFVEFNVSALDAVDGAVSVTAMPASGSKFPLGSTTVSLTASDSKGNTATDSFLITVVDTTAPDITVPDDITVEATGPSGAVVTLNPTAWDLVDEAVEVMAAPISGSTFPLGTTTVKVSATDAAGNSASKTFTVTVEDTTPPDITVPEDMTVEATGPSGAVVTFNPTAWDLVDEAVDVISVPTSGSTFPLGTTTVDLSATDASGNKAAAAFTVTVVDTTPPKLTVPDNITVNAVSSAGALVNFDPATAIDLVDQDVEITYTQNSGTWFPLGTSTVVVTAKDDYGNTATGSFTVTVKYDFKGFFQPVDMSKVNIAKAGSAIPIKFSLGGDMGLNIMAEGYPKVMTFIVDTDADTDIIETTVTAGASKLTYDPIADQYIYVWKTEKSWSGTGKKLIVVFQDGTRHEAKFQFRK, from the coding sequence GTGGTTGATCTTAATGCGCCGTTTAACAGAGTAACCCTGATTCCAGGTGATTCAGCAGAAATCACCATCGACATCACGGTGAAGAAAAAGCAAACGGGTACTGCTACATTTCAGATTTACACCGAATGGACCCTGAACAATGGGGTTTTCACCGGATCAGCCCCCAAGTCCTTTACAGTTGATCCTCAGTCACCGGGAACTACCACAACATTCTCCGAGAAAGGGAAAGTAACGGTAGCCTCCGGCCAAGGCTTTGGGACGTTTGATCTTACAGTAGAAGCGTTTGACATAACCAATACAAGTACTACGGACCCACTGGAAATGGGTAAGGCAGCGACGTATTCCGTTATAGTTCCAAACAATCTGCCAAGTGATACAACATCGCCAGTTATAACAAAACCGGCCGACATGACTGTTGAAGCAACTGGGCCGGATGGAGCGTTCGTTGAATTCAACGTCTCAGCCCTGGATGCAGTGGACGGAGCCGTTTCCGTGACGGCAATGCCAGCCTCCGGCTCGAAATTCCCCTTGGGGTCAACAACAGTGAGCCTGACAGCTAGTGACAGCAAAGGCAATACCGCCACGGATTCATTCCTGATAACTGTCGTGGATACGACAGCTCCTGACATTACGGTACCGGATGACATCACAGTTGAAGCAACGGGGCCCTCCGGTGCGGTTGTCACCTTAAACCCGACTGCCTGGGACCTTGTGGATGAAGCTGTCGAAGTAATGGCAGCCCCCATTTCCGGGTCAACGTTCCCCCTGGGCACCACGACGGTAAAGGTGTCGGCCACAGATGCTGCCGGCAACTCGGCCAGCAAGACCTTTACGGTAACCGTGGAGGATACAACGCCTCCTGACATTACGGTACCGGAGGACATGACAGTTGAAGCAACTGGGCCCTCCGGTGCGGTTGTCACCTTTAACCCGACTGCCTGGGACCTTGTGGATGAAGCTGTTGATGTAATCTCAGTTCCCACTTCCGGGTCAACGTTCCCATTAGGGACTACTACAGTAGATCTGTCCGCCACTGACGCGTCAGGAAACAAAGCTGCAGCAGCTTTCACTGTAACGGTGGTTGATACCACACCTCCGAAACTGACAGTCCCGGACAATATCACAGTGAATGCGGTAAGCTCGGCCGGAGCTTTGGTCAATTTTGATCCCGCAACAGCCATTGATCTGGTGGATCAGGATGTTGAGATCACATATACACAGAATTCCGGAACCTGGTTCCCGCTCGGAACATCAACAGTTGTTGTAACAGCCAAGGATGACTATGGCAATACAGCAACCGGCTCATTTACCGTTACGGTAAAGTACGATTTCAAAGGCTTCTTCCAGCCTGTGGATATGTCCAAAGTAAACATTGCGAAGGCTGGAAGCGCAATTCCGATTAAGTTCAGTCTCGGTGGCGATATGGGACTCAATATCATGGCTGAAGGCTATCCCAAGGTAATGACATTTATTGTGGATACAGATGCTGACACGGATATAATCGAAACAACCGTTACCGCAGGTGCCAGCAAGCTGACCTACGATCCGATTGCTGACCAGTATATCTATGTGTGGAAAACAGAAAAGAGCTGGAGCGGCACGGGCAAGAAACTGATTGTCGTATTTCAGGACGGCACCAGGCATGAAGCCAAATTCCAGTTCAGGAAATAG